The following is a genomic window from Malus sylvestris chromosome 12, drMalSylv7.2, whole genome shotgun sequence.
ATTATTTAACTTTAAAGTAATACAATCAATTAGTTTTGGGTTTAAGAGTAGTAGTCTGCACTGCACCTGATTTCATGAGTTCGATAGTTGATTGTGACGTTCCTTTACTTCATATGCGTTGGCCCGTCGTAATACTGGAAAATTCAAAAATgatctttttagtttttaagtaacaaatttgGGCCAATCAAAGTGATACTATACCCCAAAACAATAGGCAATGACAATAATTGAAATTAAAGTTGTATAAAAATTGACTAGAAGTGAACTTTTCTTAGCACGCAGACAAGACGGCTTACACAAAGTCCAACCGTTGTAATAATATCTCTACAAATTtcctacttttctataaatttaaaacaaaaggaTTTATCCAAAAATCTCCAAATGCATAACGCATGCCACATAAAATTTGGATCAACAAAGGCAATCGTTATTTTTccacaatgaaaaaaaaaaacaaaaatcaaaggcCGCCCAATTAAGAACGAGTCCACATTTTACAAAACACGCGTTTCTGAGTCTTCTTTCAAATCCCCATCCCAACAGTTCTCTCtgcttttttcttcctccttgctcTTCCCTCTAAACTCTTCGTCCTTCCGTGCTAACTCCGCTCGATTTTCGTCCGGTTAAGGACTCGAATCCACGGGCCAAAAGggttttttcatggatgtttgCCTTCATGTATCCATTGAGAAACTCCTAGCCTGCTCTGCTTCCTTTTTTCCGAGCTTTCAATGAGAATTCCTCTGTTTTCATGGCTTTTCTTAATACCCTTTTACTACTTTTCACTCAGCATCAACATATTTCTTGTCTCCGGCCAGTGTCCCGGGGATCAGCAATCTTTGTTGCTACAATTGAAGAACAGCCTCGTATTTGACACTGCAACATCTAAAAAACTTGTGAAGTGGAAGAATGGATCGGATTACTGCTCTTGGGAAGGAGTGTCCTGCAAAAAGGGTTGTGTTTCGAATCTGGACTTGAGCAGCGAGGCGATTAGTGGTGGACTTGATAATTCGAGTTCTCTTTTCGGTCTGAAGTCAATCGAGAACCTGAATTTGGCTTACAATAACTTCAACTACACTCAGATTCCTTCCGAGTTCAAGCAGCTAACCCGATTGATTAATCTGAACTTGTCGAATGCTGGCTTTGCGGGGCAGGTTCCGATTGAGATTTCGCACTTGACGAGGTTGGTAACTCTTGATTTGTCTACCTTTTATTTCCCCGGAACTCCTTCGTTGAATCTTGAGCATCCGAAATTGAATGTGCTGCTTGCGAACTTTTCTGAGCTTGTTGAACTTTATCTTGATGGTGTGAATATATCAGCACAGGGGACCAATTGGTGCCAAGCGATATCATCTTCATTGCCAAAACTGAGGGTGTTGAGCTTGTCCACTTGTAATCTTTCAGGCCCTATTGATAGTTCACTGCTGAAGCTTCAGTCTCTCTCAGTTATTCGTATTGAGAACAACAATTTGTCTACTCAAGTTCCAGAGTTCTTCTCGAATTTCCCGAATTTGACTTCCTTACGAATGGTGAATTCTGGATTATATGGTGCATTCCCAAAGACGATCTTCCAGGTACCTACACTGCAGACTATTGACTTATCCGATAATCCGCAGCTTCATGGTTCCTTGCCAGAATTTCTGAAGAATGGATCTCTTCGATCCCTGGTTCTCAATGGGGCAAATTTTTCAGGCCAGTTGCTTCCAAACTCTATTGGGAACCTCAAATTCCTGTCCAAAATAGATATTGCAACTTGCAATTTCACTGGATCAATCCCGAGGTCAACAGAAGAGCTTACGCAGTTGGTTTATCTGGACTTCGCGAAGAACAAGTTCAATGGTTCAGTTCCATCCTTCAGTATGGCCAAGAATCTGACCCTAATAAATCTTTCAGACAATCAGCTAACGGGTCAGATTACTTCCTCACACTGGGAAAAACTGACTAATCTGGTGAGTCTCGACTTGCGAAACAATCTACTTAATGGGACTATTCCACCATCTGTGTTTTCTCTTCCCATGCTGCAGAAGCTACAGCTTTCTAACAATCAATTTTCTGGTCGTTTGCATGGATCTGCTAATATCTCTGTACTGGACACCCTTGATTTGAGTAGCAACAAGTTGGAAGGGCTAATTCCGATGTCTATCTTTAATTTCCGTGAGCTCAAGATACTTTTACTTTCTTCGAACAACTTTAGTGGCTCCTTTCCACTTAATAGCCTTCAGCAACTGAGAAATCTGTCGAAACTAGATCTTTCATACAGTAGCCTGTCAATTAATTATAACAGTTCCAGTTCCTCATTTTCCTCTTATCCCCGTATTACCACATTGAAATTGGCTTCTGGAAAGTTGGGAGTGTTTCCTGATTTCTTGAGAAATCAATCTCAATTAGTCTATTTGGACCTTTCAGTGAACCAGATACATGGTGAGATACCCAACTGGATTTGGAAGTTGAGTAGTCTTCGTCAACTAAATCTTTCTTGCAACTCTCTGGTAAATCTTCAAAGTCCTTTCCTCAATCTTACTTCTAATTTGTATGTGCTTGACCTTCATTCCAACCAGCTTCAGGGACAAATTCCAATGCTTCCAAGATTGACCACTTATATGGATTACTCAAGAAATAATTTCAGCTCAAGCATTCCGGCCAACATTGGTGATTTCCTTATGTACACTGTGTTCTTCTCTCTTGCAAGCAACAAGTTAAATGGAAGCATTCCAGAATCAATGTGCAAGGCACCATATCTTCAGGTTCTTGATTTGTCCAATAATTCTCTGAGCGGCCCGATTCCCCAATGCTTGACTACCATAAGCAGTGGGACACTGGCAATACTTAATCTAAGGAGAAACAGACTTAATGGTTCTGTTCCTGATGGATTTCCTCAGCATTGCAGTTTAAGAACTCTTGACCTCAATGGAAATCAGATAGAAGGTaaatttccaaaatttcttGGCAATTGCAGAATGCTAGAGgttttaaacattggaaacaatcAGATAAGAGATACCTATCCTTGCTTGTTGAAGAATATATCCTCCTTGCGTGTCCTTGTTTTGCGATCCAACCGTTTTTATGGACACATGGTATGTAACAAAATCAATGGTACCTGGCCAAAGCTTCAAATTGTTGACATAGCTCGCAACAATTTTAATGGTGAAATACGAGGAAGATGCATGAGAACCTGGAAAGCAATAATGACTGATGAAAGTGATGCTGAGTCAAAAACTAATCACCTTCGATTTCAAGTTCTAAAGTTCAGTCAGGTATACTATCAGGATGCTATAACAGTTACAAATAAAGGTCTGGAAATGGAGTTGGTAAAGATTCTAACTGTTTTCACCTACATTGACATCTCATGCAACAACTTTAGTGGATCAATACCTGCGGAGGTGGGACAACTCAAATCGCTctatggcctcaacttgtccatcaATTCTTTCACAGGCCCAATCCCATCATCATTAGGTAACCTACGACAACTTGAGTCGTTAGACCTTTCAAACAACAGCTTGAGCGGGCAAATTCCAGTGGAGTTTGGGGGCCTtactttcctttctttcatgGATGTCTCAAACAATCAACTGGTCGGGAAGATACCAATCAGTACCCAGATTTCAACATTTCCAGCGGAGTCCTTCGCAGGCAATAAAGGATTATGTGGGCCACCTTCACTTGTAAAATGCAGTAATACTAACATGTCACCAAATGCAGCACCAAGGGGTCGAGACAAAGCATCAAAAGTTGAGTTTGATTGGCAGTCCATATATACTGGAGTGGGTTATGGTGTGGGAGGAGGAGTTGTTGTTATCCTCTTAATGGTgtgggaagaaggaagaaactgGTTAGAGGACAGCATTGACAAAATTCTTCTGGTAATTCTTCCAATGATGGGATATTCTTACAGAACTCGTGGTGAATGGGACTATGATGAGGAGGACGAAGATTCCGAAGAAGAGAGCACATATATCATGCAAGACTCTAGCGGAGACGAGATTTATTCAGAAGACAGAGTGTTTCGGGGTCCATATTGTGTGTTTTGTTCAAAACTTGATATAAGTAGGAAGAGGGCCATCCATAACCCAAATTGTACATGCAGTTTTTCACCACCTATTACatcattttcttcctcttcctacTCATTTTCTCCATAGACACAGCGTTTTTTTTTTCGACTTTCTTCTCTATTTCTTCacatttcttcttaatttttactttttctgGTGTTACAGTTTCATATAATTATAAACCCTGAAATGCCGGTGAGGACTTTCATCAAACAGGTGGTAAGCCATTAAACTAGTACACCAAATAAGCGTCTAAAAGTTAAGTTTTTAGGGTAAGTACCTGAACAGAAGTGCGCCATTGATGCTCTCTCGCCCTTCATTGCAAAATGTGGTGCGCGGCATGGCAAAGTGTTGAACTTGTTCGATTTGCTACGGTTCCCGCCCGTGGCACTTGCGACGGAGTCGTTGTTGgacgttaaaacttaaaaacgaACAACTGTATGGACCATATAAAGATGCATCTGGGCTTACTATAAGCCCAATGGATAGTTGGAAAGTATCGTGTAaaagcaaattttccaacaaaaaggaagaaaaacatttcaattaGGTAAAACATATTGGGAATCAATcatgttttttatttacttcTTATATGATTGAAGctacaatttaatttttttcgccCGATAAAATTAGAGGAAATGAACATAACTTACCAGTTTCAACCAGACTCGAAAGGAGTAGATAATCGTGGTTACTAgttgtcattttaaaaaaaaaaacaaagagaaagaaagatatTAGAAAGACCAGTTTCCACTTGATATGTGCTTCGTGCATTCTTATCAGCTTTTTCATGTCTAACGTTGAGGGCTCGTTTAGTAATACTTAATTATGTACTAAACATTGTTGCTCATAATCGTTTTTGCTAAAcattgttttattttctagCCGGCTACATGGCATTACACACTACCAAAGTATTTCGTTTTTTTTGGGAACTGTGCgccatttttgttattttttatttttcatacaaGTGCTATAAGGAAatttaggagaaattttttattgtgccCGTAACACGGGTGTtatatcacgtgtcattatataagtggagggaagttttatattttaagttgttaattttttaacacaaataTCTCACCACTTTTTTAGTGACACGTGGTATATCATCCAATGTTCCTAATACATTTAATTTTTTCTCAAAATCTAGGTTGGTTCATgatttttattactttttatttttattgtgcaTTAATATATGGTTAAAACAAGGgagctttaacgaaaagtttccaGTAATgttaattttaacaaaaaaaccacttttttactctaaaaagtcaatcctagtactattcacttacaacacatttttgtctttttcgttaaaactcaaagttttcaagtcattttcattagttttcatgtGTCTTATTAATTGCTTCAAATTTTTTCTTCATTGTCGTTGGATATGTTAAATCAAAAGTAAGGCATTTATATATCATACGACTAACtcaatttttaaattgaaaaagaCACTAATATTTAGTCTAAAAGATACGATTGGCAAGGTGAATCCCAACTAACTCAAAAGTTGAGGAATTCAAGTGCTTCAGAATGAAGTACATAATATGTACCTCTTAATTAAGTGGTTTTACAACTTAACACCGTTTCTAAGTATTTTCTAGCAAACgtaataaaaatattgttttttattgttaGAAAACCCTTTTAGCGTTGTTTCAAAAGTAGTTTCAAACGCATAAAaactcgtttggatgtgtttttaaaataactgaaatcacttttagtaaaaatatttttagaaccaatcatTGGTAAAAATATCAGTAAATCTTAAAAAAGTACTTAAAGTACTTCCtgaaagaagcacataattggtgATTCTTGTAGAAAGCgcttaaagtgcttttgaaacctaaaaatattttctctaaaagcgctttcaaccattttaaaaacacatccaaacaagTTCTAAGTGATTGATGTttgtttgattatttattttgaCTAATTTACTCTTTGTACATTCTTTTTTATCTTTAGCATAATAAGTACGAATTCAAAAGTTTCACAAACCTGTACTTGAGTATGTAGAAACTAAACTCACATATATCCGATCGGTTCATCTAGGGAGGTTTCTACTCCGCTAACGCTATAATTCGGTCAGGGTGAAATTTTAGGGCACGATAGATTATATAGTAAGAAAAATACTTGTTAGctaaaaaatagataaaattaGAAAGTGCAAATTGATTCACAATGCATCACTTTTTAGGAGTTTTTATTACAAGAGTATATTGATCCAAGATAACTCCCTTAATACTATAGGAAGGAAACTAACGAGTATCGACCCAAGCACGTATTTAGCAAACATGCCCTACTAATCCACCCTAAAACCCACTGGATATTTAAGCTAATCGATACTTTTAGGATCATTCCTAGGTTCATCAGCACACCAAATTTGCACTTAATCTAAATCGGTCTCGACAGAAACCATCAAACACAGAGAACATTCCTTTCCATTTTTAGAGCAACACAAAGTACCATTAGTTAAAAGCaacatttttgttatttaaacaCACCACCACTACCATCAAATCGCATCTAGCTCCCAACATATACTAATACATAACCTAATACGAGAGAGAGACTTAATCTAACTAGTTTCTttatgagagagagaaggattTGGCGATCCTAACCCAGCCGTCCCCTCTCTACTAAAGCTAGCTATAATATTTCATATAGGCTTCAATATTGGCAAGGGTTTCTTGACCTTGGAAGCAATTATACTCCggcattattggaatattaACCGCTGGCGATGGTGGTTGCACTGAAGCAGCAGCACTAACGAAATTGCTGTGAGCGAACAAATCATGAGTCTGCTGATGATGCTGCGGGGGAAGCTGATCAAAGCACCCAGTTGGATGAAGACCATGACGATGAGCTGGAatgtccatcaacatggacggTGATGGATCATGGTGATCGTCCACAGAGTTGATCATGCTCTGGTGAAGCCATATCTGAGTCTTGAGGAACTTCACATAGTGGATAGCCTCCTCCAGCATGGACACAGTGTCAAGCTTGGTCCCACCAGGAACCAAGCTCTGCAAGATCTTGAACCGGTCACTGATCCTGTGCCTCCTCTCGCGAGCAGCCACGCTCTGTGGATCAGTGGACAGCCTCACTCCTTTGCTTTTGTTCTTCCCACCACCACGATTGTTTTTTGTCACGGAAGAAGAAGATTTAGAGAAATTATTTGAGCTAGAGTCGTTAGTAGCAGTGAAGTAGTCCATTTAGCTAGCCAGGCACAGTAAACCGTAGCTATTTGTTACTTGAATCTGGGCTTTTGTGGCTAGCTAGAACTTGGTAGGAAGAAGTGCTTTTGGGCACGTATTTATAGATAGGGAAAGATGGATTGTGGATTTCTTTattaatttgatgattttgaatgAAGGGGAaggagagatggagagagatgTCGTCATGTAAGTCAGCCAATCTTTGGCGCAGGATTCGGGTGTCTACCTAGGGTCCTATACAGAGGCCCAGGAGTTCTTTAGCCTAAGCACAAGGCTTCCTTTGCTTTTTGCTTCTCTTTTAATTTcttcaaattattattattattattttagcatTTGATGGATATTATACATTTGTACTATATACACATTTATCTAAAGTGACTTTGTAGTATGCTAGTattgttttgtgagttttttttttttttttcacaagtaTCATATAACATGTTATAAGACGGATTCTTTTATTACTAATTGAAAACACCTCCCTCCAAAAACAAGGAATAGTGCCTCTGAACCAGTCGgcaagagagagtgagagagggtCCGGTGTCTTGTTGTTAGGGTTGGAGTCCAATTGGCTTTTCGTGGCTGGTCAGGAATGAAGGGAAAGACTAAAGAGAGAAGTCGGGGGTAGGGGCCCTTTTTTATGAAATCTAAGTGGATGTTACCTAGTTGCAGGTGTGTCTAAATCCGAGGACCAAATCCTTGCCGGGCTTTTAAATTGTACGATTAtgctttttataatttttatcctTAGGATATACACTGTTTTCTGAAAGAGATATACTATTCATGTCCCTCAATTGCACCTctttaggaagaaaaagaaaaggattcGAGGTCTTATCATCAGCTCTTCTTTTGAAGATAGTTTTTTATCAAAAATTGCTTCAACTAGTCCTACGATTCAAGCTAGATCCCCAAACACACCCGTTGAATATTGTCCTTGAATATTTAACCCGATTCTCCATAATTAATACTATACGTACAATATTCTAGATAAGAAATTTGTTGAATCAATGTGTTAGGTTGTATGCTTATTTTTTTCTATCTCTTAAATTTCATATCGTAATAATACttttaaatttcttcatttacatttgaaagaatcacattttgataagatttTCTCTTAGGAGTTAGACAATTCTTTGTGTGAATtaattcaaaaattttaaaagagaagttttctATAATATTCTATCCATGATGGCACATAGAAATTATTTGGTAAAATTATATTAGACTTGCATATACATGTTGTTAGCTCAAAATTTTGAGTACGAGTAACATTAATTGTTGTAACGATAGTatatttgtacttgtgtaaacaactatcaaaacaaaagaacacatttattggaaatcaaattctttatatataaatatatatcataATTTTCGATCAAGTTACCATTTTAATTCAGGATGAATGCAAATTCTTTAGCCCTAACTAGTTCACATGCATGGAAATTATTTGCTATATGAACAACACTATGGAATGTCGTGACGAATcatttttttcaagaaaaaaaaatcacaacacTATCAATGTTCCCCCATTCCAATGGGCATAGAAGAACACATTGATACATTCACTACAAGTACCGTTTCAATTGGTAGATTCAAAAAATTTTGCATTCAGCAGTGGGAATGATAGATTGTTGCTTTCCCACATAAAAGATAAAAGCAAGTATGAAAACAACTATTAAAAGAAGCAACCGAACCAGGTGGGGCTGGGGGGTCCCTAGCAGGACACATCAGGCTCCAGTTTAATTTGACAATGGGGGTGGGTAGAACCCCAATTATTCTTACttgttcaaaagaaaattacctGCTTTATCTGTCTTCGTCAAACCAACATCAGTCACAAACAGATGATGTATGAGGTGATAGTTTTGAccacatatatattatgttaacaTAAAATTTGTTTCGGATTTTGTATTTGAACGCCATCATACCTCTCGTTGTGTGTATGGCTGATCTCTATACAAATTAAGGATGTGaacaaataaatacaatcagtATTAAGTCTGTCTAGCTAACCTATGAATGTGCATGCATGTAGAAGTTGTCTATGTGGACAAAGGCGAAGCCAAAAATTTAATGAAGTGGGATAACTTACAGAATCGAAGCTCATTTTCGTGACAAATAAAAGTAATTTGTTCGACTTGTTACAAAATTTGGCACATTTTTCTCTATTATTTTCTTTACGTATTGTATTAAGAAGCTTCATATAAAGTTCCCACACGGAAAAAGTGAGAGCGGGCACGTGCCCTTGGAGAAAACATAAAACattacattttacaaaaatatgAAGAGAAAAAACAAGGAACATATATATTATTCCACTGTCCACACGTGCTGGGACGGAGGGAGTTGGTAACCTGCGGATTAGCCACTTGATGTTTGAGTGTTGGGCCCCGTGAAGATTGGAAATGGAAACATCGACATCATATGGAGGGATGACTTACTATTGAGGAAAAGTAAGTGACTGTTACGAGGCCGGCAGGAATGGTTTTTAGCTTTATAAGGTGAATACAGTGCACAGGGTTTTTTACCGTTGCTGCAGTTTTTGAGTAACAGAAACGTTACGAAACGTCTTCTGTGTTGCCCCAGCTGCTTCATATGCTTTGTTTTTTCACGGTGTTACACTCATCCTTCAGAGTCTCAAACCCTCTCCTCCTTCCATATATCTCTTTCTGCATTTAATGGAAGTTGACTTGTTCTTACTGCATTATGCTGTTTTCGGCACCGATTCGGTAAAAGTAGAAGAATTAAGAAGAGCGCACGCAAGTATAAGAATCACGGAACTCTTGCTCCACTCTCAGACTAAAATACACATCATTTTAATTTAACCAACTTATGAAATATTGGCTTTTGCGTTGACATTATCACATAGAATTTATTACCTGAAAAAGTTGGTTTAGTAGTAATTATCTCAGAACGTTGGAGAATTTAAAAGTTTGAGTACCCAACTCCCCACtgttaaaaagaaataaaatgaagTTTATAGTTGGACAACTTGACATATTTGTTTAGCAAAtttacacacatacatatatattaaaGAATAAATACGAATTACTATTCAggtttattaatatatttttttaatttgtaagtaAGAAGCATCAGGTTCAACTCACATGAATAACAATGACGTATAGTGTTTGTAATGAGATTTATACCTAATTATAGCTAGTTTATTATGCGGTTTTAACTCCATACATTTTTCTCTTCAGAATGTGTGCAAAAGTAAAAGAATACATAATAAACATGATAAATTTGATAGTATAAGTTGAACTTAATTTGACAACCGtaaaacatacatacatatatagaaATGTTCTCTTGATCGACCAAAAAAGGCACTATCACTTACATATAGTTATCTCATCCAATTAAGTT
Proteins encoded in this region:
- the LOC126592517 gene encoding receptor-like protein 7 isoform X2; its protein translation is MKTPLLSWLFLLCICYVSLTFHTFVVSTQCPGDQQSLLLKLKNSLAFNHTTSQKLVKWNNGSDYCSWEGVSCKRGCVSNLDLSNEAITGGLDNSSPLFGLKSIDNLNLANNSFNYTQIPSEFKQLTGLRNLNLSYAFFAGQVPIEVSHLTRLVTLDLSTFPSRRTPLNLEKPNLKVLIRNFSELVELYLDGVNISAQGTEWCQAISSSLPRLRVLSLSACSLSGPIDSSLLKLQSLSVIRLDGNDFSIQVPEFFSKFPNLTSLDLSGSCPYGTCSGLYGTFPEKIFQVPTLQTIDLSGNQQLQGSLPEFSKNASLRSLVLSWTNFSGLLPNSIGNLKMLSKIDISWCNFTGSIPKSIEDLHQLVIFYLSSNKFNGSVPSFSMAKNLTLINLSDNQLTGQITSSHWEKLTNLVSLDLRNNLLNGTIPPSVFSLPMLQKLQLSNNQFSGRLHGSANISVLDTLDLSSNKLEGLIPMSIFNFRELKILLLSSNNFSGSFPLNSLQQLRNLSKLDLSYSSLSINYNSSSSSFSSYPRITTLKLASGKLGVFPDFLRNQSQLVYLDLSVNQIHGEIPNWIWKLSSLRQLNLSCNSLVNLQSPFLNLTSNLYVLDLHSNQLQGQIPMLPRLTTYMDYSRNNFSSSIPANIGDFLMYTVFFSLASNKLNGSIPESMCKAPYLQVLDLSNNSLSGPIPQCLTTISSGTLAILNLRRNRLNGSVPDGFPQHCSLRTLDLNGNQIEGKFPKFLGNCRMLEVLNIGNNQIRDTYPCLLKNISSLRVLVLRSNRFYGHMVCNKINGTWPKLQIVDIARNNFNGEIRGRCMRTWKAIMTDESDAESKTNHLRFQVLKFSQVYYQDAITVTNKGLEMELVKILTVFTYIDISCNNFSGSIPAEVGQLKSLYGLNLSINSFTGPIPSSLGNLRQLESLDLSNNSLSGQIPVEFGGLTFLSFMDVSNNQLVGKIPISTQISTFPAESFAGNKGLCGPPSLVKCSNTNMSPNAAPRGRDKASKVEFDWQSIYTGVGYGVGGGVVVILLMVWEEGRNWLEDSIDKILLVILPMMGYSYRTRGEWDYDEEDEDSEEESTYIMQDSSGDEIYSEDRVFRGPYCVFCSKLDISRKRAIHNPNCTCSFSPPITSFSSSSYSFSP